From the Corticium candelabrum chromosome 2, ooCorCand1.1, whole genome shotgun sequence genome, one window contains:
- the LOC134176429 gene encoding transcription factor Adf-1-like, whose product MDVEIDCKALIEAVRNFPCLWKKVSESVGSTEEICAKKWQSLLDKYVQDLKKVNSIQSGDEEPPITSSWPYFILLSFLEISVRHKTTCSSFPASQTDDREEEVEETKSNPIEVLDILNSPTSPATHSQSPLASSPFSDSSGSSKVFNPTDVTSSRKQTRKRKVQEQVDEALLDFVHQLKPKRSQPEEESDEVGLFGMQIAANLRRLQPHQKGMAKIRILQVLSDVELGTSQVQDESPSSYSST is encoded by the exons ATGGACGTCGAAATCGACTGTAAAGCTCTAATTGAAGCAGTACGAAACTTCCCTTGCCTTTGGAAG AAGGTCTCCGAATCGGTTGGCAGCACTGAAGAAATCTGCGCAAAGAAATGGCAGTCGCTGCTGGACAAATATGTCCAAGACCTGAAGAAGGTGAACAGCATTCAGTCTGGTGATGAAGAGCCTCCGATAACGTCGTCTTGGCCGTACTTTATTCTCCTGAGCTTTCTTGAAATCTCAGTGAGGCACAAAAC GACATGCAGCAGTTTCCCAGCTAGTCAAACAGACGATAGAGAAGAAGAGGTGGAGGAAACTAAAAG CAATCCAATAGAAGTTCTTGACATATTAAACAGTCCTACATCTCCTGCTACTCATTCTCAGTCTCCTCTCGCTTCTTCTCCTTTCTCAGACTCATCAGGCTCATCTAAAGTGTTCAATCCTACTGATGTTACCTCATCTAGAAAGCAAACCAGAAAGAGAAAGGTGCAAGAACAAGTAGACGAAGCTCTACTtgactttgtccatcaactgAAACCGAAGCGTTCCCAACCTGAGGAGGAGAGTGACGAGGTTGGTTTGTTTGGCATGCAGATTGCTGCAAACCTACGGCGACTTCAACCCCACCAGAAAGGAATGGCAAAGATTCGGATACTACAGGTTCTGTCGGATGTGGAACTTGGCACGAGTCAAGTTCAGGACGAGTCACCTTCGTCCTACTCTTCCACCTAA
- the LOC134176433 gene encoding coadhesin-like, with amino-acid sequence CPVNGEWSYWTEWSHCSTTCDRGGRNRSRVCNDPAPRYNGTECPGPATEWAPCPGDRNCPVDGGWSPWSVFSPCTASCEGGTRESFRECNSPQPRYDGLFCGGHARRTCECNKQPCPVDGGWTWWSIWSPCSSTCEGGKQNRTRECTNPLPRHGGLCCQGPEVDVQTCAHVQCPVDGNWGQWTTWSECSEPCETGRRFRNRLCNNPAPDFGGKPCNDPSTAMEEELCNTHKCPVNGNWGPWTEYEFCSKTCDTGSQGRTRECNNPAPKYDGADCSGNEAESRLCNKFDCPVDGFYTTWTSWAQCSRTCGRGTTERTRHCNPPLHGGTPCLAIGLPQESQSCCVRPCQGPTPYTAYTLISSQQVIRQRYTTSCGFLGFGRCGRTRTTYSRTYRSQGSTLYKTAVTEGC; translated from the exons TGTCCAGTGAATGGTGAATGGAGCTACTGGACGGAATGGAGTCACTGCTCTACAACGTGTGACAGAGGCGGAAGAAATCGCTCGCGTGTATGTAACGATCCTGCACCGCGGTACAACGGAACGGAGTGCCCAGGCCCAGCAACAGAATGGGCACCTTGCCCAGGTGACAGGAATTGCCCAG TGGACGGTGGATGGAGTCCGTGGTCAGTGTTTTCTCCTTGCACGGCGAGCTGCGAAGGTGGCACAAGGGAAAGTTTCCGTGAATGCAACAGTCCCCAACCTCGTTATGATGGTCTCTTCTGTGGTGGACACGCTCGAAGAACTTGTGaatgcaacaaacaaccatGTCCTG TCGACGGAGGATGGACTTGGTGGAGTATTTGGTCTCCCTGCTCATCAACATGCGAAGGAGGAAAGCAAAACAGAACCAGAGAATGCACCAATCCTCTGCCAAGACACGGAGGACTTTGCTGTCAAG GTCCAGAAGTAGATGTCCAAACGTGTGCCCATGTCCAATGCCCAG TTGACGGCAACTGGGGACAATGGACTACGTGGTCTGAGTGTAGCGAACCCTGTGAGACCGGCAGGCGTTTTCGAAATAGATTGTGCAACAACCCAGCACCTGATTTTGGAGGCAAACCATGTAATGACCCTTCCACTGCGATGGAAGAAGAGCTGtgtaacacacacaagtgTCCAG TGAACGGAAACTGGGGTCCGTGGACAGAATATGAATTCTGCAGTAAAACTTGCGATACCGGATCACAAGGAAGAACTAGGGAGTGCAACAATCCCGCTCCAAAATATGACGGCGCAGACTGCAGCGGCAACGAAGCCGAATCAAGGCTCTGCAATAAATTCGATTGCCCAG TGGATGGCTTTTACACTACGTGGACATCATGGGCTCAATGCTCTAGAACTTGCGGAAGAGGTACTACTGAGCGAACACGACATTGCAATCCACCGCTGCATGGAGGAACTCCTTGTCTGGCTATTGGCCTTCCTCAAGAGTCACAAAGTTGCTGTGTCC GGCCTTGCCAGGGTCCTACACCGTACACGGCCTACACATTGATTTCATCTCAACAAGTAATTAGGCAAAGGTATACTACTTCGTGCGGGTTTCTCGGTTTTGGTCGATGTGGAAGGACCAG GACTACTTACTCCCGAACCTATAGAAGTCAAGGATCAACACTGTACAAGACCGCCGTCACAGAAGGCTGTTGA
- the LOC134176432 gene encoding uncharacterized protein LOC134176432: MTRELIVLLLQILAFTKAQEETVCKDGVQQVIEVPPTPPPFNCEDLEWPRDDKTFLITKADPEEVEFVYRERFTLTCKVCTRPGYNVTVTDLKWSKQEGELSPEVRVGVLDLTSRPAETSLIFSIPDEDDAGVYKCTPSATLTLELPPLVVPPESVPEEPEEEQNGQNNNSAVVPEVVPTVNATENTPTMPPVLIPQYETKVLETDRYIAYSVVKEGIQTTIPTI, translated from the exons ATGACCAGAGAGCTAATTGTTCTTCTCCTTCAAATCTTGGCTTTCACTAAGGCTCAAGAAGAAACCGTCTGTAAGGATGGGGTACAGCAAGTGATAGAAGTACCGCCGACTCCTCCACCATTTAATTGTGAAGACCTGGAATGGCCTAGAGACGACAAGACATTCCTTATAA CTAAAGCTGATCCAGAAGAGGTGGAGTTCGTGTACAGAGAAAGATTCACCTTAACTTGCAAAGTTTGCACAAGACCGGGCTACAACGTGACGGTTACAGACTTGAAGTGGTCTAAACAAGAGGGAGAATTGTCACCAGAAGTCCGCGTTGGGGTTCTTGACCTTACTTCTCGGCCTGCAGAAACTAGTCTCATCTTTAGTATTCCGGATGAAGACGATGCCGGGGTATACAAATGTACCCCTAGTGCTACTCTGACTTTAGAGTTGCCACCTCTAGTAGTTCCGCCAGAGTCGGTGCCGGAAGAGCCGGAAGAAGAACAGAATGGTCAGAATAATAATAGCGCCGTAGTACCAGAAGTAGTGCCCACTGTCAATGCCACCGAAAACACTCCTACAATGCCTCCTGTCCTTATTCCACAGTACGAAACGAAAGTATTGGAAACCGATCGATACATTGCTTATAGCGTTGTAAAAGAAGGTATACAGACGACTATTCCAACGAT CTGA
- the LOC134176434 gene encoding semaphorin-5A-like, translating to MLVCLFPLPVHGAWSEWTEQPCSKSCGGGFRIVTRECDNPAPQYGGDNCYGNPNKFEQCSTECCPIHGTWSAYTSWAQCEVTCGGGRRIRRRKCDNPPPSCNGRNCSGFDVDTEDCSPNDCPVDGGWSTWSEGVCTKPCGGGHQQKFRKCDDPVPRGKGEPCPGLEAAIVACNDQACPGIYAAQSHNAY from the exons ATGCTGGTTTGTCTTTTTCCTTTGCCAGTTCACGGTGCATGGAGTGAATGGACCGAGCAGCCGTGCTCAAAATCATGCGGAGGCGGATTTCGCATTGTCACGCGGGAATGCGACAACCCAGCACCACAATACGGTGGCGATAACTGTTATGGAAACCCAAACAAATTCGAGCAATGCAGCACAGAATGCTGTCCAA TACATGGCACATGGAGCGCATACACGAGTTGGGCACAGTGTGAAGTAACATGTGGAGGTGGCAGGCGAATTCGAAGAAGGAAGTGCGACAATCCTCCACCGTCGTGCAATGGGCGCAACTGCAGTGGGTTTGACGTAGACACCGAAGACTGCTCTCCCAATGACTGCCCTG TGGACGGGGGCTGGAGTACCTGGTCAGAAGGAGTCTGTACTAAACCTTGCGGTGGGGGTCATCAGCAAAAGTTCCGTAAATGTGATGACCCAGTGCCTAGGGGTAAAGGTGAACCCTGTCCTGGACTTGAAGCGGCAATTGTAGCATGCAACGATCAAGCGTGTCCTGGTATCTATGCTGCTCAAAGCCACAACGCATATTAA
- the LOC134176431 gene encoding follicle-stimulating hormone receptor-like, translated as MGHFIPSCSDFENSSATPPLVPLPTLDGTQPTTNLTATSPSAFKTVCYPPPNDFNSCEDVMGNWLLRILIWVVVVVNICGNLTVVSVFMANRKRFNAVKLILCNMAFADLCMSVYLMTLAIVDAKTYGEYVDHAIEWKTNGGCEAIGFVSVFSSILSLYSLTVLTMERFYTIHFAMYGRKLGLKQAGVVVAIGWVYALIMATLPLVGVSDYTSTAICLPFDLENGGRAYIIFGLSVHLLAFCIIAGVYVFIFCRITDHVTLTGKGNSTVLFKMSLLVAVDFCCWMPIIVTGIISAATDEVSVSLVAAKYMMVFIYPLNSCANPFLYAIFTKPFKRDFFEFWYRFGYFESQYFRYSRSKTVRGTSRSTQLQTITGHSLGSMNMQLVAIAPNGSNVDASVTSLDSTLQNVVTETCDDVESVSKTKRKRKSSGNFGNDATDKDEEEKLENTETEVVVDLDFDMLTIAGQLVIRNEAFDRNTEAK; from the coding sequence ATGGGACATTTTATTCCCAGCTGCTCCGACTTCGAAAATTCGTCAGCGACGCCGCCTCTCGTGCCTCTTCCGACTCTCGACGGGACGCAACCGACGACGAACCTGACGGCAACGTCTCCGTCTGCCTTCAAGACGGTCTGTTATCCCCCACCAAACGATTTCAACTCTTGCGAGGACGTCATGGGCAATTGGCTCCTCCGGATTCTCATCTgggtcgtcgtcgtcgtcaacATCTGCGGCAACTTGACGGTCGTCTCTGTGTTCATGGCGAACCGCAAACGATTCAACGCCGTCAAACTGATTCTCTGCAATATGGCGTTCGCCGACTTGTGCATGAGCGTCTACCTCATGACGTTGGCAATAGTCGACGCGAAGACGTATGGGGAATACGTCGATCACGCAATCGAGTGGAAGACGAACGGCGGATGCGAAGCGATCGGCTTCGTTTCCGTCTTCTCGAGCATCTTGTCGCTCTACAGTCTCACCGTCTTGACGATGGAGCGATTCTATACAATCCATTTTGCAATGTACGGTCGGAAGTTGGGACTCAAACAAGCGGGCGTCGTAGTTGCAATCGGTTGGGTTTACGCCTTGATTATGGCGACTCTCCCGCTCGTCGGGGTCTCCGACTACACGTCGACGGCGATTTGTCTTCCGTTTGATCTCGAAAACGGCGGACGGGCTTACATCATATTCGGACTGAGCGTCCATCTGTTGGCTTTCTGCATCATTGCTGGCGTGTACGTCTTCATCTTTTGCCGCATCACCGATCACGTGACGTTGACGGGCAAGGGCAACTCGACGGTTTTGTTCAAGATGTCGCTTCTTGTGGCCGTCGACTTTTGCTGCTGGATGCCGATCATAGTGACAGGTATCATATCGGCGGCAACCGATGAAGTATCCGTGTCCCTCGTGGCAGCCAAATACATGATGGTCTTTATATATCCGCTCAACTCGTGCGCTAACCCATTTCTCTACGCCATCTTTACAAAACCGTTCAAACGCGATTTCTTCGAGTTCTGGTACCGTTTCGGCTACTTCGAAAGTCAGTACTTTAGATATTCGCGCTCGAAAACCGTTAGAGGTACCAGTCGGTCAACACAGCTGCAGACAATAACAGGTCATTCGTTGGGGAGCATGAACATGCAGTTGGTCGCCATTGCTCCCAATGGTAGCAACGTGGATGCGAGTGTCACTTCGCTGGACAGTACCCTACAGAACGTTGTAACAGAGACGTGCGACGACGTCGAGAGTGTGTCGAAAACCAAACGCAAAAGAAAAAGTTCTGGGAACTTCGGAAACGACGCGACGGACAAAGACGAGGAGGAAAAGCTAGAGAACACAGAAACGGAAGTAGTTGTTGATCTCGATTTCGATATGTTAACAATCGCTGGACAGTTGGTGATCAGAAACGAAGCTTTCGACCGAAACACAGAGGCAAAATAA
- the LOC134176145 gene encoding inter-alpha-trypsin inhibitor heavy chain H5-like, whose product MLCFSVDGKGGDIFNLISDTHLSVNVKYIDGTDGYSVWMGELAFVLDNGCKVRVNADPESVRVDHMAVDKKFYDKDVQVDVYTGDYVAVKFKKLQVEFRVEFIDGHLSFYVVNDKGFSSRVHGLIGQFLNSKHEIVEAEDGHIFGLLKLQGRTRALLLQQKRWPYMHGHKEATCWGIQGKNPKGAIDWSHSSYKLMSLCQTKRRILTRPVFVKLDKTL is encoded by the coding sequence ATGCTATGTTTCTCAGTAGACGGTAAAGGTGGCGATATCTTCAATCTCATATCAGATACGCATCTCTCCGTCAACGTTAAGTACATCGATGGAACGGACGGTTACTCGGTCTGGATGGGAGAATTGGCATTCGTACTCGACAACGGTTGTAAGGTACGAGTGAACGCGGATCCAGAGTCAGTGCGAGTTGATCATATGGCGGTGGATAAAAAATTCTACGATAAAGACGTACAAGTCGACGTCTACACGGGAGATTACGTCGCAGTCAAGTTCAAGAAACTCCAGGTTGAGTTTCGTGTCGAGTTTATTGACGGACATTTGAGTTTCTACGTTGTCAACGACAAGGGATTTTCATCTCGCGTTCATGGCCTCATTGGACAATTTCTCAATTCTAAACACGAAATCGTTGAAGCTGAAGACGGTCACATCTTCGGTTTACTCAAACTTCAAGGTAGAACAAGAGCTCTACTACTGCAACAGAAGAGGTGGCCCTACATGCACGGGCACAAGGAGGCAACGTGCTGGGGTATCCAAGGAAAGAATCCCAAAGGAGCCATTGACTGGTCTCATTCCAGCTATAAGTTGATGTCCCTATGTCAAACAAAACGTCGTATTCTCACCCGTCCAGTGTTCGTTAAACTAGACAAGACTTTGTAA
- the LOC134176430 gene encoding lutropin-choriogonadotropic hormone receptor-like, producing the protein MVKNKDLKDNEISHIEDFTFVDACKLTRLFLHHNPLSTIEKFGLAGTRIELLDVTETSLASLPKYGVENLEELRAAGVRTLKSIPSKSHLPYLRKLSVFYQSQCCAYRDATYLTRFGFLPTCGPTEPSEVDAYDVIKKQRSETAQQSGHCTEDPPCEIPVKRGYFPRCLDSDNGQVLLGHFIPPCSDFENSSATPPLVLLPTLDGMQTTTNLTATYPSALKTVCYPPPNDFNSCEDVMGNWLLRILVWLVVVVNICGNLTVVSVFLVNRKRFNAVKLILCNMAFADLCMSVYLITLAIVDAKTYGEYVDYAIEWKTNGGCEAIGFVSVFSSILSLYSLTALTMERFYTIHFAMYGRKLGLKQAGVILAIGWVYALIMATLPLVGVSDYTLTAICLPFDLENGGRAYIIFGLSVHLLAFCIIACVYVFIFCSITDHVTLTGKGDSTVLFKMSLLVAVDFCCWMPIIVTGIISAATDEVSVSLLAAKYMMVFIYPLNSCANPFLYAIFTKPFKRDFFEFWYRFGYFEDQYFKYLRPTSVRHSTQRRTIHSQMSRSSMSTNISLVAIAPNGTNAEASVASPDCGASTSLNVTDAANGGFDVGRSVVERKKSVNFEDRASEGNEVERVAERQEVVVDVDFGKRTSVEPLVDALDR; encoded by the exons ATGGTCAAGAACAA GGACCTGAAGGATAACGAGATTTCTCATATTGAGGACTTCACATTCGTGGACGCTTGCAAGCTAACCAGACT GTTTCTCCACCACAATCCGTTGAGTACCATTGAGAAGTTTGGATTAGCTGGCACTAGAATTGAGCTGCT CGATGTCACGGAGACATCCCTTGCATCTCTTCCTAAATACGGCGTCGAAAATCTTGAAGAGTTGAGAGCAGCGGGAGTGCGTACGCTCAAATCTATTCCATCCAAATCCCACCTCCCCTACCTCCGGAAACTTTCCGTCTTCTACCAGAGTCAGTGCTGTGCCTACAGAGACGCAACCTATCTGACAAGATTTGGATTTCTACCAACATGCGGTCCGACAGAGCCGTCGGAGGTCGACGCATACGATGTGATCAAAAAGCAGCGGAGCGAAACGGCTCAACAGTCCGGACACTGTACGGAAGACCCGCCATGCGAAATCCCTGTAAAGCGGGGCTATTTTCCTCGTTGTCTGGATTCAGACAATGGTCAGGTGTTGCTGGGACATTTCATTCCCCCCTGCTCCGATTTCGAAAATTCGTCAGCGACGCCGCCTCTCGTGCTTCTTCCGACTCTCGACGGGATGCAAACGACGACGAACCTGACGGCAACGTATCCGTCCGCCTTGAAGACGGTCTGTTATCCCCCACCGAACGATTTCAACTCGTGCGAGGACGTCATGGGCAATTGGCTCCTCCGGATTCTCGTCTGgctcgtcgtcgtcgtcaacATCTGCGGCAACTTGACGGTCGTCTCTGTGTTCTTGGTGAACCGCAAACGATTCAACGCCGTCAAACTGATTCTCTGCAATATGGCGTTCGCCGACTTGTGCATGAGCGTCTACCTCATAACGTTGGCAATCGTTGACGCGAAGACGTACGGAGAATACGTCGATTACGCAATCGAGTGGAAGACGAACGGCGGATGCGAAGCGATCGGCTTCGTTTCCGTCTTCTCGAGCATCCTGTCGCTCTACAGTCTCACCGCACTGACGATGGAGCGATTCTATACAATCCATTTTGCAATGTACGGTCGCAAATTGGGACTCAAACAAGCGGGCGTTATTCTCGCAATCGGTTGGGTTTACGCCTTGATTATGGCGACTCTCCCGCTCGTCGGGGTCTCCGACTACACGTTGACGGCGATTTGTCTTCCATTTGATCTCGAAAACGGCGGACGGGCTTACATCATATTCGGACTGAGCGTCCATCTGTTGGCATTCTGCATCATCGCTTGCGTGTATGTCTTCATCTTTTGCAGCATCACCGATCACGTGACGTTGACGGGCAAGGGCGACTCGACGGTTTTGTTCAAGATGTCGCTTCTCGTCGCCGTCGACTTTTGCTGCTGGATGCCGATCATAGTGACGGGTATCATATCGGCGGCTACCGATGAAGTATCCGTGTCCCTCCTGGCGGCCAAATACATGATGGTCTTTATATATCCGCTCAACTCGTGCGCAAACCCATTTCTCTACGCCATCTTTACAAAACCGTTTAAACGCGATTTCTTCGAGTTCTGGTACCGTTTCGGCTACTTCGAGGATCAGTACTTTAAATATCTGCGTCCGACGTCCGTCCGACATTCGACGCAGCGGCGCACGATTCACAGTCAGATGTCGCGCTCATCCATGAGCACGAATATCTCGTTGGTCGCCATCGCGCCGAACGGTACGAACGCGGAGGCAAGCGTTGCGTCGCCCGACTGTGGAGCGTCGACGTCGCTGAACGTAACGGACGCGGCAAACGGCGGTTTCGACGTCGGAAGGAGCGTAGTCGAAAGGAAAAAGTCGGTGAACTTCGAGGATCGTGCGTCGGAGGGTAACGAGGTAGAAAGAGTGGCGGAGAGACAGGAGGTGGTTGTCGATGTGGATTTTGGTAAACGCACGAGCGTTGAGCCGTTAGTCGACGCTCTCGACCGATAG